The Cucumis melo cultivar AY chromosome 9, USDA_Cmelo_AY_1.0, whole genome shotgun sequence genome includes the window TtaagaatcagaaagaaatacTGAATTTAAATAGCAAAAAGTATGAAAATGAGCCAAAAGTAAACAACCTTAAGGCATCTCTGAAGAGGATCGCACAAGTATTCTGTAATTTTATCCACACGAATGCATCCCATTGTCCTTACAGCTAAAGCACGAATTAAAGGATTTGGATCTTGTGAATCCTGCAAAAATAGACATTAGAAAAATTTGTCCTAAAATTTCCtaacaaaaaagaaagtcaGATGCATGATGAGTTTCATTGCCCATATATCTATTaagtatttaaataaaatacagtTAAATACAGATCAAGCAGATTAACTTCAACAATCAAGATTCATTTATCTATGCAGACGAAGATTAGCTTCAAAAATCAACATTCATTCATCTATGCAGACTATGGTCAATTGATATAGAACTTTCTGGATGTCAGGTCCCCATATCCTAGACCTTCTACAACCCTCAGTCAAAAGCTATCACAAAATTCAATTTCTGTTAAAGAACAGGAGTTCTTCTAAGTTggattatttttcttaaaaaatggacTAGTTGCTTTCTCCCCTGGCTGGTCAGTATAAATTAACTGTCTGTTGACAGCAAACTGTTTGCTATCTCAATGAATGGAAATCAGAATATCATCAATTCAAAAAGGCTGGTGACACAAACATATGGAAATTTCATAGGTATAGGTTCCAAATATTATGAACTCCCAAAAAAAATATGATAGGGAAACAAGAAAAGATGAAGAGCCTCCATCTCTCGTGGATCAATTCTTTgccactttttcttttttgtctttctttttcacattcACGAATCCTTCAAAATACCAAGTTTTAGAGCAGAAACAAATAGAGAACCAAAATTAAGCAACTTTATAAAATAGTAATCTGTTTCTTTGCAGTTCCATAAGTATTATATCTCAAATGGGGTAGGGATTTGAAGTTATGACCTCTGAAAAACTAGAAATGACTCGACTTCTAAGTTATGCTCATGTTTGTATGAGGTCCCAGTAAATCACTTGACTCCAGTATACCAGAAATAAAGATAACAAAATTTGGCAAAAGGCagaagtaaaaaaatttcaatacaTACTTTCACAAATGTGTTCACGGCAAGAATGGCTAGATCGGGCTGGCTTTTAGCATAATTTATTAGATACAAGTAGACCAGCTTTTTCAGCTCTAAATTTTCAGTCTGCATACAATTTACAACATCTGTGAAAAGTGATGACACATCCTTCCCAACCGTCATTGCAGCAATGACCTTTTTAACCGCATCTTTCCTTTTATCCTGCAAAATGTTTTAAACGCTACTTCTGAGTTCCAATGAGAAACACagtttaatttaaaaacaaacaCATTTTTTCTACAATCAAGACCAACTTTTAGAGACACTTCACGTCAAAAGAAAACATATTCTATAGAAGGAGTTTGATCCAATAAACCGCTAAATCAATCCAAAACCTGAAGCTCGTCATAAAAAATCGAAAATCTTATGAATGTCCCGTTCAACTCTCTTAACTATTAACCACATAGAACCAGTCAGTTCATTAGTTATACTAAGATGATTGGAAATGCTTTGCTGATTGGAAATGAAATGTAGAAAATAAGAAACATAAGCAGCGTTAAGCTTTCAAGCTGCTTTCGTTTGCTTATCGTCTTAACCTGTATAGACTTGATAGCCAGCATCTAAACTAACATTGAGTCATATAACAATCAACAAATTCACCACCACACGTTTTTCCTATAGCATCAAAAGCTCTTTAATGAACACACTGAAGGTCGTAATTCAATATATTCAGATACTATCTTTGACAACAAAGATAGAAAACCCCAAACCCAACAGATCTGCGACTAACCCATTAAAGACGAACACCTGAACTAATAATCAGCTGAATTGATATAGATTGCGGATCATGAAACGAATACGTAGACATTGAACTAGCAATAGAAAATTGAAGCAAAAGAGGAGTAAAACAGAGAGATGGAGAGGGGAGAAATGCCTTGTACTGTGAATTAAGCTCCTCTTTGAGCTCGGGGATTTCACCCTTTTTGGTGGTGGAGAAATACTTGGAGTCATGGCCGCTCATGATTGTGCGTGAGATCCCGAATTTTCAGAGAGGATCAAAAATCaagttgaagaaaaagaagaagaagaagaaatggaaggAAGGATCGGAGTTCGTCgacaaatgaagaagaaaggaaacTGCTGTGCTTTCTTCGTCTCGATTGCTAGACCAGATGAGATCCAAGCCGGTTTCTCAAAACCGGTTTCGTACTCGTCCACCCCTCAACTTTTTGTACTTTTTTCATTTTGACCCCTtgacttttatttattttcgttTCAGTCCTTTTGTTTACTTGTAAAATAATCTCTCTTCgttattgttattttctttttattgtggTGTAGGTCCTTTTACTTCTTAATTATTGTAAGTCTAATATTTATCAATGGAGTGAtctattaacaaaaaaaaaaaaagttttaaatcgGTGTAAATAAAACTTTTTTTATGAGTTCAGCTCAACTAACACTTGAGTGTATATGAAGATAAGAAGTTTCAAGTTTGAATCTCCCATTTCCAAGTATgcaataatttaattaaacatttGAATTTGAAACGGACCCATAAATATACATTGAGTATGCAATTAAACATCCATCAACTTACTACTTAAAAATTGTTACAAAGAATTTAAAGGTTATTTTCAGCGAACAAAAGTAGTTCTAGAGACTAAATTGACCATTGTTATTAATTTGGAAAAACTATATTTTAGTCTCGTCAGTAAATTTAGAGAATGAATTATTTAATTCCACGATTATAATAATAGATTAATttgatcatttagttttcaagatgtatttatttaatttttaaattttaaaaaatagatttataaaatgataaatgtttgattttcGAAATAATTATACGATATTTAAAATGAGAAGAGAAGTATAAAGTTATTTGAAAAACATATTAAATCGAAATAAGGGATAAAAATGTAAATTTCTGccattatttttcttaaataattatattttacatTGCAGTTTGTTTAATCGGCGAACAGCCGGAGCGCGAAAGCCGATTCACTATTTAAAAGCCGAGGCGGTTCTTCATTCGACAGTCGGCAGTGTTCTCCGTCTATGGATTCTTCTTTTCCATTACTCTCTTTCGTAAAACCCAATCGCATTTGAATCACACAACAGCCTTTGCATCTCATTTTCAAGCTATGGGACACGGTAAGACCCTGGTGGATTACAATCTTTGTGTTTTTGTTCTTAATCTTTTTGTTGGATTGTTTATATACGTCCACGATAAGATTAGATTTCACGTAGAACATTCAATGTTTCAGGTGACAGAGGAAGACCCAGCAAAAAACCTAAATTCGGCAAGGTATTGTTTGGTTTTGAAATCCATGTTATTTGATAGGTTTGGTGTTTTCTGTATTATATAATAAATGTTGATCAATCGAATACAATTTCAGGAGGATTATAAGAAAGCTAATTTTGAAGATGACGATGTCTATCATCTTGATGATCCCGACGACGACGATCGCAATGGTGAATCTTCGTATATATGTTTCTATTTTCGTGGGCTTGGAGGATGTTTGATTTGATTAATAAATTGCTTTGTTATTTGACTCTATGGAATTTTAGGTGATAAAGAAGTAGGCAAGAGAGATTTTAGCAAATTGGAGTTAAAACCTGACCATGCTAACCGGCCTTTATGGGCTTGTGCTGATGGTCGCATATTCCTTGAAACTTTCTCGCCCTTGTACAAACAGGCGTATGATTTCCTTATTGCCATTGCGGAACCAGTTTGCAGGTAACTTAATTCTATTGAAACAGAAACTAATGGTGGATTCACGCGAAGATTAAGTTATTCTTCATGTCAATATGTTAATGTGAATGATATTCAGGCCAGAATCAATGCACGAGTATAACCTCACTCCACATTCTTTGTATGCTGCCGTTTCCGTTGGTTTGGAGACCGAAACAATCATCGCGGTTCTGAGTAAGTTGTCTAAGGCCAAACTACCTAAGGAGATGATTGATTTCATTTATGCTTCTACTACCAACTATGGCAAGGTGAAGCTTGTCCTTAAAAAGAACCGATATCTTGTGGAATCCCCATTTCCAGAGGCAAGTGCTTGCTTAACTTTGGTTCCCTGTTTAGATTGAAATAAATGGCCTAGTCATTATTGGCAATCTAAATGGTCACTTAATTATTGCAGGTATTGCAGAAATTGCTCAAGGACGAGGTTATAAGCAGAGCCAGAATCATTCCTGAGGTATGGTCCAACACAATTATTATGGATTCTTTGGGCGGTACCTACATCATGTTTTTTGATTGATATTGGAAACTATCAGGATTCTGGAAATGGTGAGTTTACAATTAGCAAAACAGCAGGTGAACTTGGGAGTCGCCATGAAGGATTGCTTAATGAAGCAGAAGCTGCAGCTGCAGCTGAGGAAAGAGAAACTCATTCATTTGAAATTGACCCGTCACAAGTAATATGACTTCCAAACTTTTAATACTGAATTTTAAGAAATGTTTGTCGTTATATTTTGGAACTCAATCAAATGTCAGGTTGAAAATGTTAAACAACGCTGCCTGCCCAATGCCTTAAATTATCCAATGTTGGAAGAGTATGACTTCAGAAATGATACTGTGAGTCTTTCTGTAGCTATATCCTTGATTCCTTGTTTTTTGAATTGTGATCTTGGAAAGAGAATGGTctcaaattattttaattattttcatattttctatATAATCTGATATGTTATTTGAATATTTACTCCTGAATTTTTTTTAGATCAATCCAGACTTGGATATGGAACTAAAACCACAGGCTCAGCCTAGACCATATCAGGAAAAGAGTCTCAGTAAAATGTTTGGAAATGGTAAGTATCCTTGTTGCATGGTGTCTATATTTGTTTGAACTGCTTGTGATCAAGTTTTTATACGGAATCTAAGCTCCCTATTTATTCTGATTGTCTTTTGGTTTCAATGTGTGTTGAAAGCTTGAAATTTGTGATTTTAGTTCAAGTTTATGGTGATTGCTGAACTCTTTTTTGTTGTTTACTTTCTTATCAATAATCTTCCTATCATTTGTCCTGTAAATTTTGGGCCTCAGGTTCAGTTTAGGTAACTTGTGTTTTTTTCTCCCTCTTTGAATTTTCCCATTATGAATACATGTTTGCAGGTAGAGCAAGATCTGGCATTATTGTACTTCCTTGTGGAGCCGGGAAGTCTCTTGTTGGTGTTTCTGCAGCCAGTCGTATCCGGAAAAGTTGTTTATGTTTAGCTACAAATGCTGTATCAGTGGATCAGTGGGCTTTTCAGTTTAAGCTGTGGTCTACCATTCGAGATGATCAGATTTGTCGGTTCACATCAGATAGTAAAGAAAGATTCCGAGGAAATGCCGGGGTGGTTGTTACAACTTATAACATGGTTGCTTTTGGTGGTAAAAGATCTGAAGAATCTGAAAAGATTATTGAAGAAATCAGAAATAGAGAATGGGGACTACTTCTCATGGACGAGGTAATATGACCGTTTTGTGTttacatattgtttttttaataagcATTTTTTGTGCAAGTTCTCATCTATTCTGTTTCTAGGTGCACGTGGTTCCTGCTCACATGTTTCGTAAGGTTATCAGCCTGACTAAGTCTCACTGCAAGCTTGGGCTCACTGGTACTTGACATTATGGTCTTATAACCCACTTGGTGTGTAGTTTCTGTTGATACTGAAAATTAACTTTGATTAGTCTATTGCAGCCACACTTGTGAGAGAAGACGAAAGAATTACAGATTTAAACTTTCTTATTGGTCCTAAGTTGTATGAAGCAAACTGGTTGGATCTTGTGAAAGGAGGATTTATTGCAAATGTGCAGTGTGCTGAAGTTTGGTGTCCTATGACGAAGGAGTTTTTTGCTGAATATCTGAAGAAAGAAAACTCAAAGAAAAAACAGGTTTtctaatttaaataaaatctaTTATTTCTTATATTTATGTGCCTCGTGCCTGCCCTATATTAACTATAACATGCTGAGAACTGAGAAGTGAGAACGTTGTTATAGTCGGCAAGATAATATGGATATAACCATTATGGCATATTCtgatttaagaatttttttaacAAGGTATTTTGGAATTAATATGTCTGTGTGCCATCAATAAATGTGTGTGGTCTTGTGGTTGTTTCCTTCTCTAATCTTTTGGCTTTCACATTTCAGGCTCTTTATGTAATGAATCCCAATAAGTTCAGGGCGTGTGAGTTCCTCATACGGTTTCATGAACAGCAGCGTGGTGATAAGATAATTGTTTTTGCTGACAATCTTTTTGCACTTACGGAATATGCAATGAAGCTTCGTAAACCTATGATCTATGGTGCAACAAGGTTAGACAAAACTTTTTTGTGTTCAAACAAACTCAACATTTCGTATGTTTGACATTCATAGAAtggattttctttttattttccaaatttgTAGTCATATTGAGAGGACAAAAATTCTTGAAGCATTCAAAACTAGTCGTGATGTGAATACCGTTTTTCTTTCAAAGGTACTTTTCTTCTCTCATCCTTCTCTCTTTCCTTCTCCACTCTCAAATCTCAATATATGACAATAGAAGTAGTAGTAGCAGCAATAACAAGAACAAAAAGAATGAGATATAGTTGGTTTTAGATTTGGGCAATGGAtgtgttttgttatatgttCTTCATTGTCAGCCTGATGGAGAAATAAATATCGGTAAgacaatttattaaaattcataacACCCAGCCAGTTTTTGTTTCCAAGTAGTTGGCCAATAATCTGCCTTTTATGAATTTTATTGTTACTTCTTATTTACTGGATTGAGTCCAGTCCTTGGAGGCAACTGGGTTTTCGAATGGTTCCCTGATTTTTAACCAATATGAGTGTTTTTCCTCTTCcttcaaaaaaataaagaaggtgCACTGAAAAATCATGGAAACACAGCCTAGGCAAAGGGATGAGCTATGTCTCCCGAAAGAAACTAGCAAAGGACTGACCAGCTCCAAATCAGGAGGGTTTGAGCTGggttataattaaaaaagaaagggtATTGTGTCATAGACATCAAAAAGAAGAGTTAGATTCCCTCAGATTTCTTTCCTTCCACAGTTCCCAAAAATCTGGATGGTAATTCTTCTCAAACCTTAGCCTTTTCTCTCAGTTTCCACCCTTTTGAAACTTCAAGAAGCCACTCAATTACAGTATTTGGCAAACACATAGGGAGGTGAAAAGTCTTTAATAAAAGACAAGATTCTCTCCGGGAAGGACACCAGAAAAATAAATGATGAATATTTTGTTGAGTTGATAAACTTTTATAACAAGACTCCAAAGAAAAGTTTTAATCTTCTTACTTCTTAGGTTCATTAAACTTCCATATGATGTCAAGATAATAGTTTTAAGCTTGTGGGAAGTTTCAGTTTGCTCGATGAAAGCCAGATTTTGTCCTAAAAAACTCCAGATGGATGTACCAGTTCAATCTGTCAACGCCATCATCATCCTATGTCACAGCATCGATCAGTCTGACCAAACCAAATCAACTATCAAATTCTCTATCCAAAAGGCCTCCTCTGAAAACAAGGTCACAATTATTAGTCTTTGGATTTTAGCACTCGGTAACCATGGCTTCTTTCTTCAGCGAGTTAAGGTAAATGTCCAAGAAAGATGACCAAAGAAAAGGGCCCAACCACTTGTCATTCCAGGACTGATTCTGCCACCATTTTTAgctttgaaatttatgaaatggAGGAAGAAATCACTGTTTCTTGTTATCTCAAACCATGGCTTTGCTTTTGAAATGCCCTTAGGTGGGGAGGGAAGTCCAACCTAAGGGGCCACACCCATAAATGCTGGTCTACAGTCTCCCTCCAAAGAGCTTGGTTTTCATGAACAAACCGTTATAGCCATTTCAGTAGAAATGCATTCTTCCTTCGTTTCAGAGAACTAATTCGCCAGCCACTATATTGAAGAGGGCAGAGCCATCCATACTGAATGAAGATTTTCGATCATTTACTTTGAAGTTACTTTTTCACAAATTATTTCTCAAGTTCTTCTTCATAGAGTTTTTCGATCAGTATGACTTTTGAAAGATTactcttatttattaagacttTTAATGAATTGTTTAGTTAGGAGATTTTTTTTCAGGTTATTAATAGTTTGAGGTTGAGATCATCGTCCTCAAGAGTTGAATTGTTTGCTTTTGTTTTATTCAGGTGGGTGATAACTCTATCGATATTCCCGAGGCAAATGTGATCATTCAGATTTCATCACATGCGGGTTCAAGGCGTCAAGAAGCCCAGCGTCTGGGGCGTATTCTTAGGGCTAAGGTTAGAACTACATCTGCAGTTCAATATTTGTGCAGTTTCTCATGTCTCTGTTGAGCAGTTTGTGGGAATTAACTTGCATTTTCAAATGTCATCCTCCACAACAAGAAATTTGTGTACTCTATGACGCTTGGAAGTCATAATagatttatttttcattttcaccGAATGTACCTTGTGCGGAATCATGCATAATTTTCACCTGAGATTGGTGAATAATTGACTGCATATAGTTCTGTACAAGAATACTTGTATCATGCATGGCAGTCAAGGTGGAGAATTAGCATGAGATTCTATTGTAGATTGAATATATTCTTCTATATATCATTTATATAGTTTTTACTGGTCAACAGGGTAAACATCAGGACAGGATGGCTGGGGGTAAAGAGGAGTATAATGCCTTTTTTTATTCTCTTGTTTCTACTGATACACAGGTCGACCGACATCTATTTATTGTTTATCTAAATGGTTTATACGTAGTTGTTTTTCTCTTGGTCTAATGGGATACGTTGCA containing:
- the LOC103482768 gene encoding general transcription and DNA repair factor IIH helicase subunit XPB1: MGHGDRGRPSKKPKFGKEDYKKANFEDDDVYHLDDPDDDDRNGDKEVGKRDFSKLELKPDHANRPLWACADGRIFLETFSPLYKQAYDFLIAIAEPVCRPESMHEYNLTPHSLYAAVSVGLETETIIAVLSKLSKAKLPKEMIDFIYASTTNYGKVKLVLKKNRYLVESPFPEVLQKLLKDEVISRARIIPEDSGNGEFTISKTAGELGSRHEGLLNEAEAAAAAEERETHSFEIDPSQVENVKQRCLPNALNYPMLEEYDFRNDTINPDLDMELKPQAQPRPYQEKSLSKMFGNGRARSGIIVLPCGAGKSLVGVSAASRIRKSCLCLATNAVSVDQWAFQFKLWSTIRDDQICRFTSDSKERFRGNAGVVVTTYNMVAFGGKRSEESEKIIEEIRNREWGLLLMDEVHVVPAHMFRKVISLTKSHCKLGLTATLVREDERITDLNFLIGPKLYEANWLDLVKGGFIANVQCAEVWCPMTKEFFAEYLKKENSKKKQALYVMNPNKFRACEFLIRFHEQQRGDKIIVFADNLFALTEYAMKLRKPMIYGATSHIERTKILEAFKTSRDVNTVFLSKVGDNSIDIPEANVIIQISSHAGSRRQEAQRLGRILRAKGKHQDRMAGGKEEYNAFFYSLVSTDTQEMYYSTKRQQFLIDQGYSFKVITSLPPADAGAELSYHRLDDQLALLGKVLNAGDDMVGLEQLEDDADQIALDKARRSVGSMSAMSGANGMVYMEYSTGRKLAGQGQLKSKPKDPAKRHHLFKKRFT